The following coding sequences are from one Arcobacter nitrofigilis DSM 7299 window:
- a CDS encoding EAL domain-containing protein produces the protein MKLTLSKINFINIFSIIVVFSIILGFFIYEFNQELYEKKVVSLEKSYFKKNKAIIKNEIERAIKRIEVINNLIYEKNESILKEKVSFVKNLFDSNKEKNFNIVLSKYKKELNLFKWDNGTGYFYIFDKNGKILYHGGNKKYVNTNVFESSKTNKELYDFLKETLILDENYGSYKWYKPNESPKEIFTKYVYIKKDEKYDVYIAAGVYKKEIDKKVQKLIFEEFKKDKFGDNKYGYFWILGLDKVMKMHALSPELEGKINNHVLSIKGKVLNDIAIKKALDGGGYINYKWIRPDTKKEDEKFSYVKLIPKWNLLIGAGFYITELQDILKEEKKSLRELSNEYLSKVFVVLIILITISLFIARYLSVKIHNVENEREEHMNMLKQYKLLLDRSSVVSKTDKDGIITYVNDSFEKTSGYNKNELIGISHKIIAHPDTPRSQSKKLWDTILKGKIWKGILKNKRKDGVSYYNSITIIPIKDSQGNIKEFISAGTIVTELIENRSKLKNLFKTDALTGLGNRVSLIDHISKQQNGTLALINIDRFKEINDSHSHVIGDKVITSLSDRLFRYFNDKGYDLYRLQSDIFALFTVNKDRRIDDINEFMNTLGKEPYIIGKETFILTYTCGIASNSENLLTYADIALTEAKNKKVKIKEYNNSMKNIEEFKNNLLWVERLHLAIKENRIFPHYQPIYNYKTGKIDKYEALMRLYLDGKIIYPNEYLDIAKKTKLYPELTYKMVEEVISKFSTNNYEFSLNLCIEDLMNEELMIYVFDYAEQKGVFKRMVLEIVESEEIDDSDYINKLLRRFKEEGVKIAIDDFGSGYSNYDYLIKLQADYLKIDGSIIKLIENDIRTQNVVKSIFEFAQKSNIKVIAEFVSNENIDKILREIGIDYAQGFYYGKPEAKLIDEIN, from the coding sequence ATGAAACTTACTCTTTCAAAAATAAATTTTATAAATATTTTCTCTATAATAGTTGTATTTTCTATTATATTGGGTTTTTTTATTTATGAATTTAATCAAGAGTTATATGAAAAAAAAGTAGTTTCACTTGAAAAAAGTTATTTCAAAAAAAATAAAGCAATAATTAAAAATGAAATAGAAAGAGCTATAAAAAGAATAGAAGTAATAAATAACTTAATTTATGAAAAAAATGAATCTATTTTAAAAGAAAAAGTAAGTTTTGTTAAGAATCTATTTGATTCAAATAAAGAAAAAAATTTTAATATTGTTTTATCTAAATATAAAAAGGAATTAAATCTATTTAAATGGGATAATGGAACAGGTTATTTTTATATATTTGATAAAAATGGAAAAATCTTATACCATGGTGGCAATAAAAAATATGTAAATACTAATGTATTTGAATCATCTAAAACGAATAAAGAGTTATATGATTTTTTAAAAGAGACTTTGATTTTAGATGAGAATTATGGTTCTTATAAATGGTATAAACCAAATGAAAGTCCAAAGGAAATCTTTACAAAATATGTTTATATAAAAAAAGATGAAAAATATGATGTATATATAGCAGCAGGTGTTTATAAGAAAGAAATTGATAAAAAAGTTCAAAAATTAATTTTTGAGGAATTCAAAAAAGATAAATTTGGCGATAATAAATACGGCTATTTTTGGATATTGGGATTAGATAAAGTTATGAAAATGCATGCACTTAGTCCTGAACTTGAAGGTAAAATAAATAATCATGTTCTTTCTATAAAAGGAAAAGTTCTTAATGATATTGCTATTAAAAAAGCTTTAGATGGTGGAGGTTATATTAATTATAAATGGATAAGACCAGATACAAAAAAAGAGGATGAAAAGTTTTCTTATGTAAAATTAATACCAAAATGGAATTTGCTTATTGGGGCAGGATTTTATATCACAGAGCTACAAGATATATTAAAAGAAGAAAAAAAATCACTTAGAGAATTATCTAATGAATATTTATCAAAAGTTTTTGTTGTTCTTATTATTTTAATTACTATATCTTTATTTATTGCAAGGTATCTCTCTGTAAAAATTCATAATGTTGAAAATGAAAGAGAAGAACATATGAATATGCTAAAACAATATAAACTTTTATTAGATAGAAGTTCTGTTGTTTCTAAGACTGATAAAGATGGAATTATCACTTATGTAAATGATAGTTTTGAAAAAACAAGTGGATATAATAAAAATGAACTTATAGGCATAAGCCATAAAATAATTGCTCACCCAGATACTCCACGAAGTCAATCTAAAAAATTATGGGATACTATTTTAAAAGGTAAGATTTGGAAAGGTATTCTTAAAAATAAAAGAAAAGATGGTGTTAGTTACTATAATAGTATTACTATTATTCCAATAAAAGATTCCCAAGGAAATATAAAAGAGTTTATATCAGCAGGTACAATAGTTACTGAACTAATTGAAAATCGATCAAAACTAAAAAATCTATTTAAAACTGATGCTTTAACAGGTTTAGGAAATAGAGTAAGCTTAATTGATCATATTTCTAAACAACAAAATGGAACTTTGGCACTAATAAATATTGATAGATTTAAAGAGATAAATGATAGTCATAGTCATGTTATTGGAGATAAAGTAATAACATCTTTATCTGATAGATTATTTAGGTATTTTAATGATAAGGGTTATGATTTATATAGATTACAATCTGATATTTTTGCACTTTTTACAGTTAATAAAGATAGAAGAATAGATGATATAAATGAATTCATGAATACTCTAGGTAAAGAGCCATATATTATTGGTAAAGAAACATTTATACTTACATATACTTGTGGTATTGCTTCTAATAGTGAAAATTTATTAACTTATGCAGATATTGCATTAACTGAAGCTAAGAATAAAAAAGTAAAAATAAAAGAGTATAACAATTCAATGAAAAATATTGAAGAGTTTAAAAATAATTTATTGTGGGTTGAAAGATTACATCTTGCAATAAAAGAAAATAGAATTTTCCCACATTATCAGCCAATATATAATTATAAAACTGGAAAAATTGATAAATATGAAGCTTTGATGAGGTTATATCTTGATGGAAAAATTATATATCCAAATGAATATTTAGATATTGCAAAAAAAACAAAGTTGTACCCAGAATTAACATATAAAATGGTGGAAGAAGTAATTAGTAAGTTTTCAACGAATAACTATGAATTCTCACTTAATTTATGTATAGAAGACTTGATGAATGAAGAATTGATGATATATGTATTTGATTATGCTGAACAAAAAGGCGTGTTTAAAAGAATGGTTTTAGAAATTGTTGAATCAGAAGAGATAGATGATAGTGATTATATAAATAAACTTCTTAGAAGATTTAAAGAGGAGGGTGTAAAAATTGCCATAGATGATTTTGGTAGCGGTTATTCAAATTATGATTATTTGATTAAGTTACAAGCAGATTATCTAAAAATCGATGGTTCAATTATAAAATTAATTGAAAATGATATTAGAACACAAAATGTTGTAAAATCAATTTTTGAGTTTGCACAAAAATCTAATATAAAAGTTATTGCAGAGTTTGTAAGTAATGAAAATATAGATAAAATCCTAAGAGAGATAGGCATAGACTATGCTCAAGGTTTTTATTATGGAAAACCAGAAGCTAAACTAATAGATGAAATAAATTAA
- a CDS encoding GGDEF domain-containing protein → MKKLLKDKTIVFLLPLVIITFLFLYICYNYSMGIYKDIEEKQNNKDIKNFIYALNISTHNTNIKENSYYQEVKKLCENHFDECLIKTTVNSKKLNKERIKIVTYYLNLYLINDLHFFDINNKIILHIKTKSKENIIITSKNSIQIFSSLSIVFLILTIIITNSYQRHILVINDKLEEKVKERTSQISHTIKELEKVNLRLFDLAHTDYLTQIKNRRSFFLHANSLFQNLKKAHKPMSIIMIDIDNFKNFNDTYGHEMGDKVLKLFAKTISNYLSDDAIFGRLGGEEFIIALPYKKIDSTIPIAEDIRKIIENLVIRVPYSELFITASFGVSDSTNAYTIDEIIKSADDMLYDAKSKGKNRVRGRIS, encoded by the coding sequence ATGAAAAAATTATTAAAAGACAAAACTATTGTATTCTTATTACCTCTAGTAATTATTACTTTTTTGTTCCTATATATTTGTTACAATTATTCTATGGGAATATATAAAGATATTGAAGAAAAACAAAATAATAAAGATATAAAAAACTTTATTTATGCCTTAAATATTTCTACCCATAATACTAATATAAAAGAAAATTCTTACTATCAAGAAGTTAAAAAATTGTGTGAAAACCATTTTGATGAATGCCTGATAAAAACTACAGTAAATAGTAAAAAACTAAATAAAGAAAGAATCAAAATAGTTACTTATTATTTGAATCTATATTTAATAAATGACCTTCATTTTTTTGATATAAATAACAAAATTATATTACACATCAAAACAAAATCAAAAGAAAATATAATAATCACAAGCAAAAATTCAATCCAAATTTTTTCATCTTTATCAATTGTTTTTTTAATACTAACTATAATCATTACTAATTCATATCAAAGACATATATTAGTAATTAATGATAAATTAGAAGAAAAAGTAAAGGAAAGAACAAGTCAAATTTCTCATACTATAAAAGAGTTAGAAAAAGTTAATCTTAGACTTTTCGATTTAGCACATACAGATTATCTAACTCAAATAAAAAATAGAAGAAGTTTCTTTTTACATGCGAATTCCCTATTCCAGAATCTAAAAAAAGCACATAAACCCATGAGCATAATAATGATTGATATTGATAACTTTAAAAATTTTAATGATACTTATGGACATGAGATGGGAGATAAGGTTTTAAAACTTTTTGCAAAAACTATAAGTAATTATTTAAGTGATGATGCTATATTTGGAAGACTAGGAGGAGAAGAGTTTATCATTGCCCTACCTTACAAAAAAATAGACTCAACAATACCTATTGCAGAAGATATAAGAAAAATAATTGAAAACTTGGTAATAAGAGTACCTTATTCAGAACTATTTATTACTGCTAGTTTTGGAGTTAGCGATTCGACTAATGCATATACAATCGATGAAATAATCAAAAGTGCAGATGATATGCTTTATGATGCAAAAAGTAAAGGTAAAAATAGAGTAAGAGGTAGAATATCTTAA